The sequence TCAAACGAAAAATGCCGCCTGGACTTTATCGTCCGGCGGCGTCTTCTTAGTAGCGGGGGAAGTCCGCCAGAGGCGGACGAATCTTCGACCTTCGGGAATCTCAGTTACTGTTCCGTATGTTTCCCTGACCCAAATGAAGAAATCACATTCGCCAAATAATTCCTTCCAACACCAGATTTCAGAAATCTTTCGCGCCATACAGCTTCGCTCCTTGTCTCATATTCCTCAGAATAAAGAAGCTTCCAATTCCTGCCGTGCTTCGTAGAACGTGTTATTCCTGAATTGTGCTCAGATAACCTGCGATTCAGGTCGTCCGTTTGCCCGGTGTAACGGTGCCCGTCCTCACTCTCTATCACGTAAACCCAATACGGCGTATGACCTCCTAAACGAAAAATGCCGCCTGGACTTTATCGTCCGGCGGCATTCTCTAGTAGCGGGGGAAGTCTATGTTCTGCACCTATGATGCCAAATCATGAATTTGTAGTCACCGGTGAACTAAAACTCTGACTTCAGTCATCTCATT comes from Candidatus Kryptoniota bacterium and encodes:
- a CDS encoding GIY-YIG nuclease family protein, encoding MIESEDGHRYTGQTDDLNRRLSEHNSGITRSTKHGRNWKLLYSEEYETRSEAVWRERFLKSGVGRNYLANVISSFGSGKHTEQ